In a genomic window of Saccharothrix sp. HUAS TT1:
- a CDS encoding ferritin-like domain-containing protein: MNVDAVQGALAAEHAAVWTYGLVSAFIAGPQQEAAVADGANAHRARRDVTERWLRDAGATPRPPAPAYLPPQPVDSAASAIAALIAAETDACLAWRGVLERTDDGELRRSALDALTASAVRATRWRKAAGLTPASITLPGAAVG; this comes from the coding sequence GTGAACGTGGACGCGGTGCAGGGGGCGCTGGCCGCCGAGCACGCGGCGGTGTGGACGTACGGGCTGGTCAGCGCGTTCATCGCGGGCCCGCAGCAGGAGGCGGCGGTGGCCGACGGCGCGAACGCGCACCGGGCGCGCCGGGACGTGACGGAGCGGTGGCTGCGCGACGCGGGCGCCACGCCCCGGCCGCCCGCGCCCGCCTACCTGCCGCCCCAGCCGGTGGACAGCGCGGCGTCGGCGATCGCGGCGCTGATCGCGGCGGAGACGGACGCGTGCCTGGCGTGGCGGGGCGTGCTGGAGCGGACCGACGACGGTGAGCTGCGGCGGTCGGCGCTGGACGCGCTGACCGCGTCGGCGGTGCGGGCGACGCGGTGGCGGAAGGCGGCCGGGCTGACCCCGGCGTCGATCACGCTGCCGGGCGCGGCGGTGGGCTGA
- a CDS encoding DUF503 domain-containing protein → MFVGVLELDVLLGDVHSLKQKRSVVKPVVAELRRKFEVSAAEAGHLDLHRRALIGVAAVAAEAEHVRDLMAACERLVAGRPELELLSARHRLVGSEDD, encoded by the coding sequence GTGTTCGTGGGTGTCCTTGAGCTGGACGTGCTGCTCGGCGACGTCCACTCGTTGAAGCAGAAGCGGTCGGTGGTCAAGCCGGTCGTGGCCGAGCTGCGCCGGAAGTTCGAGGTGTCCGCCGCCGAGGCGGGCCACCTGGACCTGCACCGCCGCGCGCTGATCGGAGTGGCGGCGGTCGCCGCCGAAGCCGAGCATGTGAGGGACTTGATGGCCGCCTGCGAGCGGCTGGTGGCCGGACGGCCCGAACTGGAACTTCTCTCCGCCCGACACCGGTTGGTCGGGTCGGAGGACGACTAG
- a CDS encoding bifunctional oligoribonuclease/PAP phosphatase NrnA has product MHNDPNLNPVESDLDADLAAAARVLSTATDVTLLAHVNPDADALGSALALGLALHRRGAVVRVSFGAPDEVPETLRDLDVAGLLVPASEVPAAPPVLVALDAGSVGRLGPLGDRVSTAGVVVVLDHHVSNPRFGHVNVVDDRAEATAIVVLRLLDALGVELDEPVARCVYAGLVTDTRSFRHASASTHEVAARLLAAGVDAEAVARPLMDSHPFGYLGMLAKVLGRACLERDAAGGLGFVHAVVTLEDASGLRPEEVESVVDLVRTTSEAEVAAVLKELRPSTWSVSLRAVRDVDVREVAQVLGGGGHRLAAGFTATGSADDVLTALRAALETVTAS; this is encoded by the coding sequence GTGCACAACGATCCGAACCTGAACCCGGTCGAGTCCGACCTGGACGCCGACCTCGCCGCGGCGGCCCGCGTCCTGTCCACCGCCACCGACGTCACCCTGCTGGCACACGTGAACCCCGACGCGGACGCGTTGGGCAGCGCGTTGGCGCTCGGGCTGGCGCTGCACCGCCGCGGCGCGGTGGTGCGGGTGTCGTTCGGCGCGCCGGACGAGGTGCCGGAGACGTTGCGCGACCTGGACGTGGCGGGCCTGCTGGTGCCCGCCTCGGAGGTGCCCGCCGCGCCGCCGGTGCTGGTGGCGCTGGACGCGGGCAGCGTCGGGCGGCTCGGGCCGCTGGGCGACCGGGTGTCCACCGCCGGTGTGGTCGTGGTGCTGGACCACCACGTGTCGAACCCGCGGTTCGGGCACGTGAACGTGGTGGACGACCGGGCCGAGGCGACGGCGATCGTGGTGCTGCGGCTGCTCGACGCGCTGGGCGTGGAGCTGGACGAGCCGGTGGCCCGGTGCGTCTACGCGGGCCTGGTGACGGACACGCGGTCGTTCCGGCACGCGTCCGCGTCCACGCACGAGGTGGCGGCCCGGCTGCTCGCGGCCGGGGTGGACGCCGAGGCGGTGGCCCGGCCGCTGATGGACTCTCACCCGTTCGGGTACCTCGGGATGCTGGCGAAGGTGCTCGGTCGGGCGTGCCTGGAGCGCGACGCGGCGGGCGGGCTGGGGTTCGTGCACGCCGTCGTGACGCTGGAGGACGCCTCCGGGCTGCGGCCCGAGGAGGTGGAGAGCGTGGTCGACCTGGTGCGCACCACGTCCGAGGCCGAGGTGGCGGCGGTGCTGAAGGAGCTGCGGCCGTCGACGTGGTCGGTGTCGTTGCGCGCGGTGCGGGACGTCGACGTGCGGGAGGTGGCGCAGGTGCTCGGCGGTGGCGGCCACCGGCTGGCCGCGGGCTTCACCGCGACCGGCTCGGCCGACGACGTGCTGACCGCCCTGCGGGCCGCCCTGGAGACGGTCACCGCGTCCTGA
- the rbfA gene encoding 30S ribosome-binding factor RbfA, whose amino-acid sequence MADQARARKLAKRISQIVASALEHEVKDPRLARVTITDTRVTGDLHDATIYYTVLGERLDSEPDLAGAAAALEKAKGVLRTMVGQQTGVRFTPTLTFVTDTVPAEAARMDELLAKARELDAEVARIASGAEPAGEPDPYKPPREAEDAD is encoded by the coding sequence GTGGCCGACCAGGCACGGGCTCGCAAGCTGGCCAAGCGGATCTCGCAGATCGTGGCTTCCGCGTTGGAGCACGAGGTGAAGGACCCGCGGCTGGCGCGCGTCACCATCACCGACACGAGGGTGACCGGCGACCTGCACGACGCGACGATCTACTACACCGTGCTCGGCGAGCGGTTGGACTCCGAGCCGGACCTCGCCGGCGCCGCGGCGGCGCTGGAGAAGGCCAAGGGCGTGCTGCGCACCATGGTCGGCCAGCAGACCGGCGTCCGGTTCACGCCGACCCTGACGTTCGTCACCGACACCGTGCCCGCCGAGGCGGCCCGGATGGACGAGCTGCTGGCGAAGGCGCGGGAGCTGGACGCCGAGGTGGCGCGCATCGCGTCCGGGGCCGAACCCGCGGGTGAGCCCGACCCGTACAAGCCTCCGCGCGAGGCCGAGGACGCCGACTAG
- a CDS encoding DUF4442 domain-containing protein, with protein MKASRLRRGMNLWPPFLFAGIRVVELSDDYRHARVRMRLRWWNRNYVGTHFGGSLFAMTDPFWMLLVLHHLGREHLVWDRAGEIEFVKPGRGTVHAEFRLTDERLAEVRSLAEGGGKALVWFATDVVDEAGDVVARTRKQVYARRKDRKPVDGGVAEHV; from the coding sequence GTGAAGGCTTCCCGTCTGCGCCGCGGCATGAACCTGTGGCCACCGTTCCTGTTCGCCGGCATCCGCGTGGTCGAGCTGTCCGACGACTACCGCCACGCCCGGGTCCGGATGCGGTTGCGCTGGTGGAACCGCAACTACGTGGGCACCCACTTCGGCGGCTCGCTGTTCGCCATGACCGACCCGTTCTGGATGCTGCTCGTGCTGCACCACCTCGGCCGCGAGCACCTGGTGTGGGACCGGGCGGGCGAGATCGAGTTCGTCAAGCCCGGCCGCGGCACCGTGCACGCCGAGTTCCGGCTGACCGACGAGCGGCTGGCCGAGGTCCGCTCGCTCGCCGAGGGCGGCGGCAAGGCGCTGGTCTGGTTCGCCACCGACGTGGTGGACGAGGCGGGCGACGTCGTCGCGCGCACCCGCAAGCAGGTCTACGCCCGGCGCAAGGACCGCAAACCGGTGGACGGCGGGGTCGCCGAGCACGTGTGA
- the infB gene encoding translation initiation factor IF-2 — protein sequence MAGKARVHELAKELGVTSKELLTKLADQGEYVKSASSTVEAPVARRLRDAYAKGDAKPKSSGARPAPPKPAPSASGSGSAETRNEQAQRPAAPAGKPGPRPVPGPKPMAPKPVAKPAAPAPAAPAAPAAQPQAPAPAAAQAPAAQAPAPAAAPQQQPQQAPQQAPRPNGPRPGPRAPQQQPAAAQNNPPSVVPPRPQAPKPAGPRPPRPGNNPFGVGGGAPAPRPQAPRPAAPGGGERPSGPKPGDSRPAGPRPGGSGGGPGGPRPNPGNMPPRPNPGMMPGRPAPRPGGGGGGGRGPGGPGGGGRGPGGGGRPGGGGGAGGGFRPGGGGGGGGGFRPGGGGGGGGGFRPGGAGGGGGGAPAGGGGGFRGRPGGGGPGGRGGAAGAFGRPGGPARRGRKSKRQKRQEYMDNMQAPSVGGVRLPKGSGETIRLPRGASLTDFADKINANPASLVQVLFHLGEMVTATQSVSDEILELLGSEMNYVVQVVSPEEEDRELLETFDITYGDDAGGEEDLQIRPPVVTVMGHVDHGKTRLLDTIRTAKVAEGEAGGITQHIGAYQVNTELEGNERLITFIDTPGHEAFTAMRARGANSTDIAVIVVAADDGVMPQTVEAINHAQAADAPIVVAVNKIDKEGANPAKIRQQLTEYGLVAEEYGGETMFVDISAKQGINIDGLLEAILLTADASLDLRANPEMEAQGVAIEAHLDRGRGPVATVLVQRGSLRVGDSIVAGAAYGRVRRMVDEHGVDVTVATPSRPVQVIGLTSVPGAGDTFLVVEEDRVARQIAERRQARNRNAMNAAKRKRVSLEDLDAALKETSALTLIIKGDNSGTVEALEDALMKIEVGDDVELRVIHRGVGGITEGDINLAVAGSAIVLGFNVRAEGKATELANREGVDVRYYTVIYQAIDEIEQALKGMLKPEYEEVQLGRAEVREVFKSSKVGTIAGCLVMSGEIRRNARARLLRDNNVIQENLPISSLRRFKDDATEVREGFECGLTLGNYGDLKVGDMIETFEMREKPRA from the coding sequence GTGGCAGGTAAGGCCCGCGTGCACGAGCTCGCCAAAGAGCTCGGTGTCACGAGTAAAGAACTGCTGACCAAGCTCGCCGACCAGGGCGAGTACGTGAAGTCCGCGTCCAGCACCGTCGAGGCCCCGGTGGCCCGGCGGCTGCGGGACGCCTACGCCAAGGGCGACGCGAAGCCCAAGTCGTCCGGCGCCCGCCCGGCGCCGCCGAAGCCCGCGCCCTCGGCGTCGGGTTCCGGCTCGGCCGAGACCAGGAACGAGCAGGCCCAGCGCCCGGCGGCCCCCGCGGGCAAGCCGGGTCCGCGCCCGGTGCCCGGCCCCAAGCCGATGGCGCCGAAGCCGGTCGCCAAGCCCGCCGCCCCGGCGCCCGCGGCTCCGGCCGCGCCCGCCGCGCAGCCGCAGGCCCCCGCCCCGGCGGCGGCCCAGGCCCCGGCGGCCCAGGCGCCCGCACCGGCTGCCGCGCCCCAGCAGCAGCCCCAGCAGGCCCCGCAGCAGGCGCCCCGGCCGAACGGCCCGCGTCCCGGCCCCCGCGCGCCGCAGCAGCAGCCCGCGGCGGCGCAGAACAACCCCCCGTCCGTGGTCCCGCCGCGCCCGCAGGCCCCCAAGCCCGCCGGTCCGCGGCCCCCGCGTCCGGGCAACAACCCGTTCGGCGTCGGCGGCGGCGCCCCGGCTCCGCGTCCGCAGGCCCCGCGCCCGGCCGCGCCCGGTGGCGGCGAGCGGCCGTCCGGCCCCAAGCCCGGTGACTCGCGCCCGGCCGGCCCCCGTCCGGGTGGCTCCGGTGGCGGCCCCGGCGGTCCCCGGCCCAACCCCGGCAACATGCCGCCGCGGCCGAACCCGGGCATGATGCCCGGTCGTCCGGCGCCCCGCCCCGGTGGCGGTGGCGGCGGCGGTCGTGGCCCCGGTGGTCCCGGCGGCGGTGGCCGCGGTCCCGGTGGCGGCGGTCGTCCCGGTGGCGGCGGCGGCGCCGGTGGCGGCTTCCGCCCTGGTGGCGGCGGTGGCGGTGGCGGTGGCTTCCGTCCCGGTGGCGGCGGTGGCGGCGGCGGTGGCTTCCGCCCCGGTGGCGCCGGCGGCGGTGGCGGTGGCGCTCCGGCCGGTGGTGGCGGCGGTTTCCGCGGTCGTCCCGGTGGTGGCGGTCCCGGTGGTCGCGGCGGTGCCGCGGGCGCCTTCGGCCGCCCCGGTGGTCCGGCGCGTCGTGGCCGCAAGTCGAAGCGGCAGAAGCGCCAGGAGTACATGGACAACATGCAGGCGCCGTCGGTCGGTGGCGTCCGCCTGCCCAAGGGCAGCGGCGAGACGATCCGCCTGCCGCGGGGCGCCTCGCTGACCGACTTCGCCGACAAGATCAACGCCAACCCGGCTTCGCTGGTGCAGGTGCTGTTCCACCTCGGCGAGATGGTCACCGCGACGCAGTCGGTGTCCGACGAGATCCTGGAGCTGCTCGGCTCCGAGATGAACTACGTCGTGCAGGTCGTGTCCCCCGAGGAGGAGGACCGCGAGCTGCTGGAGACGTTCGACATCACCTACGGCGACGACGCCGGTGGTGAGGAGGACCTCCAGATCCGGCCGCCGGTCGTGACCGTCATGGGTCACGTCGACCACGGCAAGACGCGACTGCTCGACACGATCCGCACCGCGAAGGTGGCCGAGGGCGAAGCGGGTGGCATCACCCAGCACATCGGCGCCTACCAGGTGAACACGGAGCTGGAGGGCAACGAGCGCCTGATCACCTTCATCGACACCCCGGGTCACGAGGCGTTCACCGCCATGCGTGCGCGTGGTGCGAACTCGACCGACATCGCGGTCATCGTGGTGGCGGCCGACGACGGCGTCATGCCGCAGACGGTGGAGGCGATCAACCACGCCCAGGCGGCCGACGCGCCGATCGTGGTCGCGGTCAACAAGATCGACAAGGAGGGGGCCAACCCCGCCAAGATCCGCCAGCAGCTCACCGAGTACGGGCTGGTCGCCGAGGAGTACGGCGGCGAGACCATGTTCGTCGACATCTCGGCGAAGCAGGGCATCAACATCGACGGCCTGCTGGAAGCGATCCTGCTGACCGCCGACGCCTCGCTCGACCTGCGGGCCAACCCGGAGATGGAGGCGCAGGGCGTCGCCATCGAGGCGCACCTCGACCGCGGTCGCGGTCCGGTGGCCACGGTGCTGGTGCAGCGCGGTTCGCTCCGCGTCGGTGACTCGATCGTGGCGGGCGCCGCCTACGGTCGCGTGCGCCGCATGGTGGACGAGCACGGCGTCGACGTCACGGTGGCGACCCCGTCGCGTCCGGTGCAGGTCATCGGTCTGACCTCGGTGCCCGGCGCGGGCGACACGTTCCTCGTGGTCGAGGAGGACCGGGTGGCCCGGCAGATCGCCGAGCGCCGCCAGGCCCGCAACCGCAACGCGATGAACGCCGCGAAGCGCAAGCGCGTCAGCCTGGAGGACCTGGACGCCGCGCTGAAGGAGACCAGCGCCCTCACCCTGATCATCAAGGGCGACAACTCCGGCACCGTCGAGGCGCTGGAAGACGCGCTGATGAAGATCGAGGTCGGCGACGACGTCGAGCTTCGGGTCATCCACCGCGGCGTCGGTGGCATCACCGAGGGCGACATCAACCTCGCCGTCGCGGGTAGCGCCATCGTCCTGGGCTTCAACGTCCGGGCCGAGGGCAAGGCCACCGAGCTGGCCAACCGCGAGGGCGTGGACGTCCGCTACTACACGGTGATCTACCAGGCGATCGACGAGATCGAGCAGGCCCTCAAGGGCATGCTCAAGCCGGAGTACGAAGAGGTCCAGCTGGGCCGCGCGGAGGTCCGCGAGGTCTTCAAGTCCTCCAAGGTCGGCACGATCGCGGGTTGCCTCGTGATGTCCGGCGAGATCAGGCGCAACGCGCGGGCCCGCCTGCTGCGCGACAACAACGTCATCCAGGAGAACCTGCCGATCAGCTCGCTGCGGCGGTTCAAGGACGACGCGACCGAGGTCCGCGAGGGCTTCGAGTGCGGTCTGACGCTCGGCAACTACGGCGACCTGAAGGTCGGCGACATGATCGAGACGTTCGAGATGCGCGAGAAGCCGCGCGCCTGA
- a CDS encoding SDR family oxidoreductase, whose translation MPVVIHTALVTGANQGIGAATAKALAAAGANVVITFLRFAPAPDPSLPRDYFTARESTADDVVAAITEAGGRAHAVEADLADPLTPGRLFDTAERVFGPVDILVNNASSWVQDTFLAAETDQFGRVLRAVTPQTFDAQFAVDARAGALLIAEFARRHIARGGNWGRIVGLTSGGPLGFPSEVSYGAAKAALDNYAMSAAAELWPHGITSNVVKPGVTDTGWVNDAVRAEHVVSQPEDVADVVAFLCSDAAGKVTKNVISLR comes from the coding sequence ATGCCGGTCGTGATCCACACCGCGCTCGTCACCGGGGCCAACCAGGGCATCGGCGCCGCGACCGCCAAGGCCCTCGCGGCCGCGGGCGCCAACGTCGTCATCACGTTCCTGCGGTTCGCGCCCGCGCCGGACCCGAGCCTGCCGCGGGACTACTTCACCGCGCGCGAGTCGACCGCGGACGACGTGGTCGCCGCCATCACCGAGGCGGGCGGCCGGGCGCACGCGGTCGAGGCCGACCTGGCCGACCCGCTGACGCCCGGGCGGCTGTTCGACACCGCCGAGCGGGTGTTCGGGCCGGTGGACATCCTGGTCAACAACGCCTCCAGCTGGGTGCAGGACACGTTCCTGGCCGCCGAGACCGACCAGTTCGGCCGGGTGCTGCGGGCCGTGACGCCGCAGACGTTCGACGCGCAGTTCGCCGTCGACGCGCGGGCGGGCGCGCTGCTGATCGCCGAGTTCGCCCGGCGGCACATCGCCCGCGGCGGCAACTGGGGCCGGATCGTCGGCCTGACCTCGGGCGGCCCGCTCGGGTTCCCGAGCGAGGTGTCCTACGGCGCGGCGAAGGCGGCGCTGGACAACTACGCCATGTCGGCGGCGGCCGAGCTGTGGCCGCACGGCATCACGTCGAACGTGGTCAAGCCGGGCGTCACCGACACCGGCTGGGTCAACGACGCGGTGCGCGCCGAGCACGTCGTGTCGCAGCCGGAGGACGTGGCCGACGTGGTGGCGTTCCTGTGCTCGGACGCGGCGGGGAAGGTGACGAAGAACGTCATCAGCCTGCGCTGA
- the nusA gene encoding transcription termination factor NusA — translation MNVDIAALRAIERDKDIPFDTVLEAIETALLTAYKHTDGHHSHSRVEIDRKTGVVRVLAQELNPDGTVAEEWDDTPEGFGRIAATTARQVILQRLRDAEHERTFGEFSAKEGEIIAGVVQRDARANARGMVVVQIGDTEGVLPPAEQVPGESYEHGSRLKCYVVGVSRGARGPQITLSRTHPNLVRRLFALEVPEIADGTVEIPAVAREAGHRSKIAVRTTVSGVNAKGACIGPMGARVRNVMSELAGEKIDIIDHSDDPATFVGNALSPAKVVSVRVLDERAKTARVVVPDFQLSLAIGKEGQNARLAARLTGWRIDIRSDAEAGGSAPAGAATSGSAE, via the coding sequence GTGAACGTCGACATCGCCGCTCTCAGGGCGATCGAACGGGACAAGGACATCCCCTTCGACACCGTCCTCGAAGCCATCGAGACCGCCCTGCTGACCGCCTACAAGCACACCGACGGGCACCACTCGCACTCCCGCGTCGAGATCGACCGCAAGACCGGCGTGGTGCGGGTGCTGGCCCAGGAGCTGAACCCCGACGGCACGGTGGCCGAGGAGTGGGACGACACCCCCGAGGGGTTCGGCCGCATCGCCGCCACCACCGCCCGCCAGGTCATCCTCCAGCGCCTGCGCGACGCCGAGCACGAGCGCACGTTCGGCGAGTTCTCCGCGAAGGAGGGCGAGATCATCGCCGGCGTGGTGCAGCGCGACGCCCGCGCCAACGCCCGCGGCATGGTCGTGGTCCAGATCGGCGACACCGAGGGCGTGCTGCCGCCCGCCGAGCAGGTGCCCGGCGAGTCCTACGAGCACGGCTCGCGGCTCAAGTGCTACGTCGTCGGCGTCTCCCGCGGCGCGCGCGGCCCGCAGATCACCCTTTCGCGCACGCACCCGAACCTGGTGCGCCGGCTGTTCGCGCTGGAGGTGCCCGAGATCGCCGACGGCACCGTGGAGATCCCCGCGGTGGCACGTGAGGCAGGTCACCGTTCGAAGATCGCGGTCCGCACGACGGTGTCCGGCGTCAACGCCAAGGGCGCCTGCATCGGCCCCATGGGGGCACGTGTGCGCAACGTCATGAGCGAGCTGGCCGGCGAGAAGATCGACATCATCGACCACTCCGACGACCCCGCCACGTTCGTCGGGAATGCCTTGTCACCGGCGAAGGTTGTATCCGTGCGGGTGCTCGACGAGCGCGCCAAGACGGCACGGGTCGTGGTCCCGGACTTCCAGCTCTCCCTCGCCATCGGCAAGGAGGGCCAGAACGCCCGGTTGGCCGCCCGGCTCACCGGCTGGCGCATCGACATCCGCAGTGATGCGGAGGCCGGCGGGTCCGCTCCGGCGGGCGCGGCGACATCCGGTTCGGCTGAATAG
- a CDS encoding aminotransferase class V-fold PLP-dependent enzyme: MRSAFGTTFDAPPGYLNTASIGVPPTPAATAVADAVRRWSTGADGPDVADSRVTAARRAFGQLVGVPGERVAVGASASQLVALVAASLPADASVLVARGEFTSLTFPFAARGLRITEVDLDGIAAEAGAHDLVAVSVVQSADGRIADLEGLRAAGVPVLLDASQAVGWLPLDLAWADWVVAIGYKFLMSPRGCAWLACSPSALERTVPVAANWFAGDDPWATVYGLPLRLAPDARRLDLSPVWLSQHGAAESLPYLASLDLERVRDHNVALADGLLAGLGLPARGSAIVSLDLAGAGERLAAAGVRSSVRAGRVRLAFHLYNTVADADLVLRALA; the protein is encoded by the coding sequence ATGCGCTCCGCCTTCGGCACGACGTTCGACGCACCCCCCGGCTACCTGAACACCGCGAGCATCGGCGTTCCCCCGACGCCCGCGGCCACCGCCGTCGCCGACGCCGTGCGGCGGTGGTCCACCGGCGCGGACGGCCCCGACGTGGCCGACTCCCGGGTGACCGCGGCGCGCCGGGCGTTCGGGCAGCTGGTCGGGGTGCCGGGCGAGCGGGTGGCGGTGGGCGCGTCGGCGTCCCAGCTCGTGGCCCTGGTCGCGGCGAGCCTGCCCGCCGACGCGTCGGTGCTGGTGGCCCGCGGCGAGTTCACCAGCCTCACGTTCCCGTTCGCCGCCCGCGGCTTGCGGATCACCGAAGTCGATCTCGACGGGATCGCGGCCGAAGCGGGCGCGCACGACCTCGTCGCGGTGAGCGTCGTGCAGTCCGCCGACGGCCGGATCGCGGACCTCGAAGGGCTGCGCGCGGCCGGCGTCCCGGTGCTGCTGGACGCCTCCCAGGCGGTCGGCTGGCTGCCGCTCGACCTGGCGTGGGCGGACTGGGTGGTGGCCATCGGCTACAAGTTCCTGATGTCGCCGCGCGGCTGCGCGTGGCTGGCGTGCTCGCCGTCGGCGTTGGAGCGCACGGTGCCGGTGGCGGCCAACTGGTTCGCCGGTGACGACCCCTGGGCCACGGTGTACGGGCTGCCGCTGCGGCTCGCGCCCGACGCCCGGCGGCTCGACCTGTCGCCCGTCTGGCTGTCCCAGCACGGCGCGGCCGAGTCGCTGCCCTACCTCGCGTCGCTCGACCTGGAACGGGTCCGGGACCACAACGTGGCGCTGGCCGACGGGCTGCTGGCCGGCCTCGGGCTGCCTGCCCGCGGGTCGGCGATCGTCTCGCTCGACCTGGCGGGCGCGGGGGAGCGGTTGGCGGCGGCGGGCGTCCGGTCCAGCGTCCGCGCCGGGCGCGTCCGGCTGGCGTTTCACCTGTACAACACGGTGGCCGATGCCGATCTGGTGCTCAGAGCGCTCGCCTGA
- the rimP gene encoding ribosome maturation factor RimP, translated as MSSPPRGELAAQLAPVVREAVEAIGFDLELLDVNQAGRRRLVKVVVDGDEGIGLDEVAQASRAVSAALDAHEHLIAGPYTLEVTSPGADRPLTKPRHWARNRLRLVKVKQPEQVEWFGRVGDADDTGVVLLVKGELRRVEYRTIERAVVEVEFKQPPVEELALLEGKHLKEESE; from the coding sequence GTGTCCAGCCCGCCGCGCGGAGAACTCGCCGCGCAGCTAGCACCCGTCGTGCGGGAGGCGGTCGAGGCCATCGGCTTCGACCTGGAACTGCTCGACGTGAACCAGGCTGGGCGTCGCAGGCTGGTCAAGGTGGTCGTGGACGGCGACGAGGGGATCGGGCTGGACGAGGTGGCGCAGGCCAGCCGCGCCGTGTCCGCCGCCCTCGACGCCCACGAGCACCTGATCGCCGGGCCGTACACGCTAGAGGTCACCTCGCCCGGCGCGGACCGCCCGCTCACCAAGCCACGCCACTGGGCGCGCAACCGGCTGCGCCTGGTGAAGGTCAAGCAGCCGGAGCAGGTCGAGTGGTTCGGCCGCGTCGGCGACGCCGACGACACCGGCGTCGTGCTGCTGGTCAAGGGCGAGCTGCGCCGCGTCGAGTACCGGACGATCGAGCGCGCCGTCGTCGAAGTCGAGTTCAAGCAGCCCCCGGTCGAAGAGCTCGCGCTCCTCGAGGGCAAGCACCTGAAGGAGGAGTCGGAGTGA
- a CDS encoding YlxR family protein has protein sequence MRRPAGPLRRARRHPVRLNRQQGIDFSVVQRRGSDPTHIGPVRTCIGCRARTLPSELLRVVVVDGTVVPDARRRLPGRGAWLHPDPDCLRNAEKRRAFPRAFRVQGALDVERVRGHLERCGQEVAGSPRDQQEARKQVDPS, from the coding sequence ATGCGGAGGCCGGCGGGTCCGCTCCGGCGGGCGCGGCGACATCCGGTTCGGCTGAATAGGCAACAGGGGATAGACTTCTCAGTGGTTCAACGTCGGGGATCGGATCCCACGCACATCGGCCCGGTTCGTACGTGCATCGGATGCCGCGCTCGGACGTTGCCCTCCGAGCTGCTGCGCGTGGTGGTCGTGGACGGGACCGTGGTCCCGGACGCACGACGGCGGTTGCCCGGTAGGGGAGCATGGCTGCACCCCGATCCGGACTGCCTCCGCAACGCCGAGAAGCGCCGGGCGTTCCCCAGGGCCTTCCGGGTCCAGGGGGCGCTCGACGTGGAACGCGTCCGCGGTCATCTCGAGCGGTGTGGGCAGGAGGTCGCGGGATCGCCCCGTGACCAGCAGGAAGCAAGGAAGCAGGTCGACCCGTCATGA